The Xenopus tropicalis strain Nigerian chromosome 2, UCB_Xtro_10.0, whole genome shotgun sequence genome window below encodes:
- the LOC100495736 gene encoding protein kinase C theta type: MVFKNTKRNKSRKNKLNDEKKNKESDEARHTPPGTRVGMGFTAMAFTVLGNLYQGLMTAVNPYSWVRSEKSENEMTVKRTSPSRKRKAEDKCQDEPVEQKKNRIQTSAPRIASIVPSNAIMWLQSKATSFVSQASQSALRWWETLKPFIPFPNRGTKRQRSEKEKSEDRRKKIRKDEIKNRQQAEGQNQPCTVTRIRGEMQGIQQRNTANGPEPTRRPAPVETNLSIDRFKIYFELGFGSFGHVLLAKDLVKQRYVALKRIMKNRFMQSMADVSIEWNVLDVARQCRFLTQLNASFETMDSIYLVLDYISGGTLGDFIRIGHVVDYSTIQFIAAEIICGLRFLHSRGFIHRDLKPHNILLHSTGHAEIADFGLAADTRRTGGMAEGFCGTRAYVAPEVSTNCKYNNSVDYYSLGLILFQMATGMEPRYARQRNKSEYLIRVLPELRDIILKLLCENPNERMRFIASIMDHPFFATISWPAVESGRIQAPLILRRHCKIQSDRKIYLNRAKN, encoded by the exons ATGGTTTTTAAAAATACTAAACGAAACAAATCACGAAAGAACAAATTGAATGATGagaaaaagaacaaagaaagCGATGAGGCAAGGCATACACCGCCTGGAACACGTGTGGGAATGGGTTTTACAGCCATGGCCTTCACTGTTCTTGGAAATCTGTACCAGGGTTTAATGACTGCAGTCAATCCATATTCTTGGGTAAGATCTGAGAAAAGTGAGAATGAGATGACTGTGAAGAGGACGTCCCCTAGCAGGAAAAGGAAGGCAGAAGACAAATGTCAGGATGAACCTGTTGAACAAAAGAAGAACAGAATCCAGACTTCAGCCCCTCGCATTGCATCAATAGTACCTTCCAATGCAATCATGTGGCTACAATCTAAAGCTACAAGTTTTGTTTCTCAGGCAAGCCAGAGCGCTTTAAGATGGTGGGAAACATTGAAGCCTTTCATTCCTTTCCCTAACCGTGGAACAAAGCGCCAAAGATCAGAGAAAGAGAAATCTGAAGATCGACGAAAGAAAATTAGAAAAGATGAAATAAAAAACCGTCAACAGGCAGAAGGACAAAACCAACCTTGCACAGTAACAAGAATCAGGGGTGAAATGCAGGGAATCCAACAGAGGAACACTGCAAATGGCCCTGAACCAA CTAGAAGACCAGCACCTGTGGAGACAAATCTGTCTATTGACCGGTTTAAAATCTATTTTGAACTAGGATTTGGATCTTTTGGACAT GTGCTACTAGCAAAAGACCTAGTGAAACAGAGATACGTAGCATTGAAAAGAATAATGAAGAATCGTTTCATGCAGTCTATGGCTGATGTGAGCATCGAGTGGAACGTACTAGATGTGGCACGCCAGTGTAGATTTCTTACACAACTTAATGCCAGCTTTGAGACTATG GACAGCATCTATCTTGTGTTGGACTATATATCTGGAGGAACATTAGGAGATTTCATAAGAATAGGACATGTGGTGGATTACAGCACGATACA GTTCATTGCTGCTGAAATTATCTGTGGACTGAGGTTCCTCCATTCTCGTGGATTTATTCATCG AGACCTGAAACCTCATAATATTCTGCTGCATAGCACAGGCCATGCAGAGATTGCAGATTTTGGACTTGCTGCAGACACTCGGAGAACCGGTGGAATGGCCGAAGGCTTCTGTGGAACCCGTGCATATGTTGCTCCTGAG GTGTCCACTAACTGCAAGTACAATAACTCAGTGGACTATTATTCTTTAGGATTGATACTTTTCCAGATGGCTACTGGGATGGAGCCACGATATGCCCGCCAAAGAAACAAGTCAGAATATCTAATCAGAGTCTTACCTGAGCTCAGAGATATTATTTTAAAG CTCCTCTGTGAAAATCCTAATGAGCGGATGAGGTTTATTGCATCCATAATGGATCATCCTTTTTTCGCAACAATTAGCTGGCCAGCTGTAGAATCTGGAAGAATTCAAGCGCCCTTAATTCTA CGAAGACACTGCAAAATTCAGAGCGATAGGAAAATCTATTTGAACCGTGCGAAAAACTGA